Sequence from the Helianthus annuus cultivar XRQ/B chromosome 13, HanXRQr2.0-SUNRISE, whole genome shotgun sequence genome:
TTTCACCAAGAGTCTTCCGCGCGCTCAATTTGATGTATTTCGCAAGATGCTTCGTCTTGGACCGCCACCGTTTCGATTGAAGGGGGGTATTAGGAAATAATATTAGGAGATAATCTgtatttattgtaaattatctTATTCCCTTGTATTGGTTGTAATtattgtgtatatatattattccCTCAATCCTCAGAATTATTGAGGTTGATTTTTACCAAACTTTACACTTATTATATCTATATAAATATAGAAAAAACACTAAAGTGTTGTGATGCTGGTGGGTTGGACTTTCTGGACCCATTACCCAGCCTACCAGTTTTTGATACTTGATTTTGTTTAACACCGCTTTTAATGATGCCAAACACCTGGTTCGGACCTGTGCAAGTTTGTTGACAACAGTTGTAACTTTTAACTAGAGGTGACAAAGTCACAAAACGGGTCAGGTTGAACGGGTATTAGTTAAATGTTTGCAATGCCTTTTGACTGTACCCGAATAAACATTTTCCGTTCTCTGAAAAAACAAGTTAATGGGTAAAGTTATCTTTAAAACGGGTTAGGAAATGGGTCATACATTTTGACAATCGTCCAAAAAGACAACCTCTACTTGCCTTTCAGTAATTACAGAAATTTGGATTTTGCAGGTATTGGGCTCTAGAGTTACTTCTTCGATCATCTGGTTAAccaacttttatttatttatcattgAGAAAAATCACTAGCCACATACGTTCTATATTCTTTGTGTGATCAAATGGTCATCTGGTTAACCGACTTTTCTTTATATATTATAGAGAAAAATCACTAGCCATATACGATCTATACGAGATAGAACTTAGCCTTTATTCTTTTGTTGATCACAAAAATCAGTTGCGACGATGGTTTAAACGACCGTTAAACCTCTTGAAAATGGTGATGGTTTCTTAATTAGTAGTGTTGAATCTCAAATGAAACCTTTATTTGAAAATTAATATATAAGTTTGCAACTTAAATACAACACAGAAGAAGGGTGTTTGGAAAGAATTCGGATCTTGAATATATTGCTAACTTTTTTACTACACCAATTATACATCAGATTTTGAATAATCAAATCAATAATTTGAGCTTTAATTAAGATGAATTCGGATACATTAGTGATACCAGTAATTGTATTTTGATAAATATGACATAGATATATAATAAATATTAAGACTTTTATATTTAAGAGAATAATCGCCACAAGAAAACACGGTAGTAGCGATGACTTGTCGCCGCTAAACATATTGATCAGCGCCGCTAAAGGCAATAGCGGCTACATGTCGCCGCCGCTATTGTTTAGACGCTATTGACCCtgctgtcgccgctaaaggtatATGTAGCCGCTATTGTTGTAACACCTTTAGGGGCGACACTTCGTCGCTAATAAGGCGTCACTAAAGGGTTTCGTTGCTATTACTTGATAGCGGTGATAATGTCGTCGCTAAAAgtcatttttttgtatttttttgcaGCTTTTACAATTTTTTCGGGTAAAAGGTTTTTACAAATACACAAAACCTGCCCGATTTCAAGGCTTTTGGTGACGAAACAACTAAATGAATATGAATTGACAATTCTTTCCAATTAGTATTAATTTTCATCAGTTAAGAATCGAGAATGGGAAGGGGTTAACATAGGATGCATCAGGACTGATGACAATGAGTTTGTGGTTGGCTTATAAGGCGGTTATGTTGGCGTTGCTACAGAagaagtggtaaccacacacttCAAGTTTATAGAAACAAATAAGGTAGCTTTTAGAGTTGCGTCTTTTACAATGTATGCATACTTAGGTCAGTATTGTACTATGTAATATAGATAAAATGATTTATATTTTGTAAATTTCGGTTGTGTCCAGGTCTATCAGCAATCTATTTCAGCAGCCTACATCCAAGACTTGCCTACTAGCAATCTATTTTAGTAGCCTGCATCCAAGACTTGCCTCGAGAAAGGATGCTTGTAGTCTTGTACAGATGCTAGATGATTCGTGATACAACTATTCAGGCCCTTATCAAGGCAGAATGATTTCAAATTTTAGACTATCTCTTAGCTTATTGTTCCAATCAATTATGTAGTTTGTTTGAAATCAAACATTTTATGGTGTTATCTGTTACAACTAGGCTCATATTGGTGATAAGGGCTTTGTTTGATGGCTTGAGATCCCATAGTGAAACTAATCGGGTAATCTTGATGTGTATCTTTTTTTCGTCACATATTGTTggctccgccgcaacgcgcgggttttcCACTAGTGCTAAATAAAAGGGATTTAAATTATTGAATGATATTTTAGACCATCACATTTTGAAAGCTAtgtattatttgtttttttttaagttcGAGCCTAAGCGAACCAAGTTGAGCTAGCTCGGTTAAAAACTAAGCCGAGCTCGaacttagattttcagctcggtttcaaatccgagccaaGCCAACTTAGTATATAATCGAACCGAGCTCGAGCTTACCCCTAGTTTGTGTGAGATTTGGATGTATAATGTGGTATATACAGAAGATTAATATTAAAagtaattaatttttttttttatttgaaaacccAACCCGACGGTCAACCCACCCCTCCCCAACGGTCAAAAAAAGGCCTCGATATTTCAACACCCCTCAACGGCTTCCTTTGCTTGGCGCCCACTGACCCAATAACGACCCACCCATTGGCGACACAGTGAGGGGCGGTGTGCCACCTCGTTAACGGGCTGAGGTGGCACCCCTGTTAATCGAGAACGACTAGTCTAATTGATGTTCATTTCAATtgcaaacatgtaaaacgttttagtttattaactaggcatgtttatgtttattttGCTAGGTATAAAATAAAGAGCTTGAGGAGTTGAGGGATAGAATGGTGCAAGGCAATCTCTTGAGAGGAGATATGGAAACGTTCATCAGGGCATTTTTATCCCCGAATCCCTTGGTTATGGACTAATTAAAAACCTGAAATAGTTTGATACTCTATCACAACTCACAACGACTAATATCCAAACCAATTGTAATAAACcaattatataatattacatcACGTATCAAAATCAAATAGTTAAACCGACAATGCAGTAGACCTACACATGGGGCAAACATTCTTAGACAACAACCAACGCTTGATGCATTCCGCATGAAACCGATGCCCACATTCGAGTCTCCCCATTTTCTCCTTCTTTTCATATTCACCCAAACAAATACAACAAACATCCACTTCACTCATCTTTCCTTGTGCAGTGTACACTTGCAGATGCTCGGAAATCTCTTCCTCTGATAAACCCAAACCACTCGTACCAGCGTTTACTTGTTGTAGCGCACGACCCGCTTCTTGTTCTATCCTCATCAACCTTTCTTCTAGAAAAGCTTCGAATTCATGAATCACAGGGTCATATGGTACGTATTGATTCTGTGCGTATGAATGCGTAGGATGTTGTTCTCTATTGACCCACATGTCATCAGCGGTGTTGAGAATGGCTATGTCGTCAACATACTGCACCGGTTGAGGGTAGAACATAGGCACGGTGTAATGAGCAGGAGTATTCACTTGATCATACACCATCCACTCAGTAGGAACTGCAAATACAGGAATGACGTATGCGTAGTATTGTTGTTGAAGGATGGGGTGGTGATGATAATTCGGATCCATGTTTTAATTATTTGCAGCACTTATAACAGTGAAACAGATGAGAAAAACATAGATTGATGGTGTTGATgctacatttatatatatatatatatatagatggtTACTTGCATTGCAAGTATCAGATGGATATATTCATTCGTATCTAAATCAGATATTATGATTTAGTTAGATCCTTCATCCTCTTAATTGCAAAGACTGATCATATATCCCTTTTCACGATTAAATATGTTTTGTATATAAGTTTTGTTATAAAGTCTCTTTTCCCGAATTGAAATCtattaatttaaaattttaaaaaattgatttaaaatccattaatttaaaaaaatattatatacatatatttttagcttgaatgtctgtatataatttaaaattttaaaaaattgatttgaaatccattaatttaaaaaaatattatatacatatatttttagcTTGAATGtctttatatattttaaatattttttagttAGAATATCTTTGTATAATTTTAAGTTAAGACTTATAAccttattattattgttatatacTGATAGGTTTAGTTTTTCGCTCGTATTGTTAGTTTTAGCGAAGATTTCTGATATTTTTTTGTACTGTAAAATAGAGAATAAGAACAGGACCCCTACTAATTTAGATTTTGAAAGTACGGCTCTCGCTAAGTTTTTGTTTAAACTTTGTCATTAAACTCTTATTTTGATTATATCTTATAAGTGGTTATGCTTTGACTTCAGATTTTTTGTTGACTCTTATTTAATTATAGCTTgttatgcttttttttttttgaaaagtaataTCTTGTTATGCTTTAACTTCAGATTTTTATCTAACAATAATTACAAACTTAGTTatgatatgtttttttttctcaTGTCTATTCTGAATATTTATAAATGGTAGTTACTTTTATAAATGGTAGTTATTATTGTTCACGTATtaggttttgattttttttattgcGCGCAACTTCATCTTCTTTAGACAGTGTGTAGTGGGGCGCTATACCCCCACATAGCACCGGAAAGCGCCCAAGTACACCGCCACGAAGGGCGGTATGGCCCAAAAATTTTGAGAAGCGCGATGTGGATAGCGGCGTTACTTGAAAGGTTTTGTTTGTTTATGACCGTTGTAAAACGGTCatttattgttttggtcaaaaatcacttaaagataatgcaaccaaactttatgtaaacggggaatgatgcttggtatgatgaacaaagtgaaggatcacttaaatgtaaaatgcacaagtgacacagggatttatacgaggaaaaagcccttgatcaatgaatgatctccggcataaaaaacctcgggtgatggcaactaccgatcaccaagcttcaatataacaaacaatatttttacaacttcggatggtaacgagctaagtacaaggatcactatagtatcgtgtgtcaaagcgtgtgagaaatgtgttgtgtcttccgcatgttgaagagtgctacttatacaagtgtgtgtggtcgtattttaggtaaataacctaactattagctcgttacccctttaagaatagaagtaaatttagccaaaattatcgcccttaaattgtgctgagtttccatattatccacaacgtccatctttgattatgcatatgccaaagtagcgtgacaggttccttgtttacgttgttaagagcggatcctactcgaaattcctgcaaaacaacattaaattcaaagagaacaatcgttagtatgaggatccctaggatgctccgtgatcctgatcctggaactcttctgaggatcactatctgccaaagaaacaaggatcactggttatgatcacatgtaaggatcacatgtaaggatcataagtcataaaaatccagtcctaacatttatataaaaaaaatttcaattaTTTTCAAACTTTCCTTTAAATAATAGCCCTTTCCTATATTTTTAAATCCACACACACTCAAACACTCTTTCTCTCTACCAATTTTTTAGAAATCCTTAAATTTTTTATACAATGCATCCATTCAACCGTGGCTTCATTCCTCCCCGATCAAGTGCGGACCCAAACCAAAGTGGTAATCCTACTCGCCCTGTGTCGCTGGTTCCCACTCGACCAAACCCTTTCGGCTCTGGTTTTCTCGATTACAATCAACAAAATCCCGGGTTCATGAATCTTTTGAACCAACCGCTATCATGGGACCCAAATCTCTATGGGTGGAACCCGAATCAAAACACCGATGGAATGGGGTCGTCTCAAGCGTTCGGGTCAGCTCAAGCTTTCGGCTCCCCACTACACGAACCCGATGTTGCTCCGGAAACACAACCCGAAGTAGCGGAGACGCAAAAAAGAAAACGGCCACATAAAAAGAAAGCGGAAACCACCACCCGAGCGAAAAAAATGTGATATCGTGGGAGTCCGATGAGGAGTATGCATTAACCCGCGCTTGGATCGATGTGTCGGAGGACCCGGCTATaggtatattttttaaatttttttttatgtttttctgtttttctgttttttttttttgtgttttttgtgtttttccttttttctgttttttgcagttttttatttattttctgttttttttttcagtttataTATTCTGTTTTAattgttttctgtttttatttatttttagtttttttaatttattttctgtttttattttttaaattttagacTAACATTATATCTTTTTTGTAgcaaacaatcaaagtaaaaCCGTTTTTTAGGCCCGAATACGAGATCTTTTTTTCGATCTCATGGGTAAAGGAGACGAATGCCGCCCACCGGACTCTATATCGGGCAAGTGGACTGATATAAACAAAAAATGCACGAACTTTCAAACCGTGTACCAACGCACTTTTGTCGGATGGAAAAATGGAAGCAAGGACGAAGACATTACGCAAGCGGTATTGGTTGAGTATACGGATGCTAATGGCCATTTCCCGTATCTAAGGTGTTGGCAAATCCTTCGCCATAGCCCCAAATGGGCCAACATCTCTACTCCGAGTGGTCGGTCGGGAAATAAACGGCCGTCAGAGAGGTCCAAAACAAACGAGTCGGGTGAACCCGAAACGCCAACCTCCGATGCTCGAAACACCGAGGTGAACGAGGATATTCCGGATGACGAGCCGATGGAAGAGCTATCAAGACCGCTCGGAAGAAGTAGGCGGGCGAAAAAGCCCGAGTCGTTGTCAATGTCTATGGGAACGGATATGAGTAACGCATTTCCGGAAATAAACAAGCGACTTCAAGACATACACGAACTCGGTACTAAACGTATGGAGGAGAACCGCGAAGTTACGGGGATTATGTGGGATAGACAATGGGCTCACGACTTTGAGTTTTACTCGAAACCGCACAACCACTTAACGGGAAAAGCTTTGAAAATGGCGTTGGCACAAAAGGAGCGGATTGAAAAAAAGATAACCTTTGATTGTGTAATTTTTTTGTAttctagtttaatgtttttttttaattttattgtacTCTTTTTTATTCaatgaaatgaattttatttttaaaaaacttagaaattaattaaaaaatgaaaattaaaataatGAGTAATAATGACAAAGGgcctttatgactacggcctcaattTCCATAACGCCTCATAAAGCCCCGTGGTGACATGGCATGCCACATATCACATAACGCCCCCAAAATGGACCTTATGAATACGGATGACCGATTAATTCTTGAAATTGCTATAGAGAAACTAACATCTTTCtaatttaaaaaaatcatatagcCAGAGACTTGGAATAAAAGAAAATAAGGAACTCATAAAAAAATGAATGTAATATTAAAAAGATATATTTAACCCAAACCACCCCATCATGTAACAACTTGTCCGTTCGTACGAACTTCTCGCTAACGAACCCCACATGGAAGTCAGGTAGCGGTCGCCAGTGCCTTCCTAGTCCTTTTGATGCCTAGTTATCATTTGTTGGGTGAAAAGCCGCGAGTTAGGGATGATCTTATGCATGTTATATAGTTGTAAAATATACTTTTAAAAATGTAAATATTTGTatctatatattttttaaacttattaaacttttatgaacttattaaacttatttttttattattttatttattttaaacttCTTTCCCTACCAAGATAGATTTATCGTAATTCTTTTTAAGATGATAAAAATCACCGATCACTTTTTcctaatctatacatataataaaagaaaccactttgagataattattattttagtttaatctcttctaattaattatagataatcctcctactaaatattatttagtttaattattacttttatatttatctatttacttcaaattcaaaattagttatctaatttgatattagagtaaattacgattttgacccatgtggttatatcacttttacccttttaatccaaaaagaaattttttaacatttgagtcctcaacgtctttttttctaaccattttggaccccaacgtctttttttctaaccattttggtAGGGGCCAAAGGGTTAGAACAAAAGACGGTGTgagctcagatgttaaaagattcgttttttggctaaaagggtaaaagtgatatcaccacaggggccaaaatcgtaatttactcttgatattaactatatatttgaacgttttgtttagtttggtatcaaatagattttacgaaacttataatcaaattaactaatattatttatcatttctacatttacaggttttaaataaatggttaaatttacTGAGATTTCGTTACATTTAcaacttttaaataaagggttaaatttgtTGAGACTTTGTTAACAAATTTTACTACAAtataataatctatttatatcaatataaatatatatttatactatactatataataaaacattaatgtgtaACACCTATCATTCATTGTAAGCATTTATAAATCAATTTGTCGGAATTGGTTCCAACATTTTTATCACTCAAATAGatgttgatttgcttcttgaataacatatCTTCTTTTCAATAACCATCTTCACAATCACTATATCCATCGCGTATCGAGTATAATCCATTagtatattgaaagatatgacttttttttttattattggtatataaaattagatttattaaacccgtgtaatacacgtggtttttttatagatataccttttttattatttactatacaaaactacatttattcgacccgtgtaatagatggggttttttaagatataactttttattatttgatatataaaattagatttattcaattcgtacaatacacaaggtttttttaaggatatatattttttattatttagtaacggaaattacatttattcaacccgtgtaatacacatattttttttaagatgtaacttttttattatttggtatataaaattacatttattcaacccgtgtaataaatgaggtttcttaaagatgtattattttattagggagccgctaaaatgacaaccacctccagttgtaagaaccgtgagaaccactctccaccaatcagattTTACCACCTCAAAGGGTATATTGGTCATTTACTTAAAACCTGTCATATGTCCTTTTAGTCTGACTTACAGACATAAATCATCagcccccccccaaaaaaaaaagttgttcaTTTCTCTCTCTCCCAAGCTTCGTTCACCGCCATCTTCTCTCCCCTTGGCCACCCCCTCTTCTCTGTTTGTAGCGGCTTCCGGCGACGGACATGCACACCGATAACCCCGGGGCTCGTAGAATAGTGCTGGTGATTGGTTTATGCCGCCCCTCCTCCCCCATGTACCCCTTCCTTCTCTGGCCACAAGTCTGGTAAACTCTATCTATTTTTGCTTCACCACCATCTGATCACTACTACCACCCGGCTACCCCCTCTttctactttctctctcttcgTTTCACCGTCAAACTTTATGGGGGGGTTGCTCAGATCTGAACGGGTGTGGCGGCAGTGGTTAGAAATGGGTTAGGGTTGCTCAGATCTGAATCGGTGGCCCCAAACAGAGGCGGAAGGCGGTGGTGGGGGCGGTGGTTTGGTGGGAGTTGTACAGAGGCGGAAGGCGGTGGTGGTTTTGTGGGGAGATTGGTGGGGGGTTTTGTGCAGAGATCGGTGGTGGTTTTCTGGACGACTGGACCTTTTGTCACCACTTGTTGATTTATCTACTTCAATGGtgattttgatgatttttggtaAAGTTGTGAATGCTATTTCTTTTTTGGGTTTGTTGTTACTGTCATTTTGCTTGCTACTGCCATTTTAAATGTTTAAATCGGTTTGAATGATGTTCAAGTtccttttgaatgtttaaattGGTTTGAATGATGTTCAAGTTCCTTCTgggtttgaatgatgttcatgttcCATCTGGGTTTGAATGATGTTTATGTtccttttgaatgtttaaatcGGTTGAATCTGGTGCCTTTTTGAATAGATTCGAACACTGATTTTTTGGATAGTGATTTCGAATCACAACAGTAATTTTGAATGTTTGGATAGTGATTTTTTGAATCACAACAGTGATTTTTGGATAGTGATTTTTGGTGATTTGTGAATTATTTGAATGTTTGAACAGGTTACCTTTTGCTGGGTTTTGTTTGAACAGATATCGAAATCAAGGCATGGTTACCTTTTGATTATGTGGGTTTTGATATGGTCGATTTTGGGcggcgatgatgaaaaaaaaaacgtaaatttagatgacgatggcgcggcaagggtGGCGGATGGTaggttttttgaacctgcaaccccacttttgcagccttttttattatcggataatctgagccaaacccttttttttcgagatacactttgttttgatgttgttggttttcCCCCCTTAGTCgttgatgataacaatatatctgagacatctcccgagtttgcgatttctgggtgcgttcgtttttgcgtaaaaaagtttttgtaaaaaaaaaaaaaattaaaccataaactttttaacgtaaaccgtaaactttttaacgtaaaatgtaaaaagtttaacgtaaaacgtagaaagtaaaaagtttaacgtaaaacgtaaaacgtaaaaagttttaacgaaaagcgtaaaacgtaaaaagttttacgtaaaacgtaaaaagtctaaaaaggttaacgtaaaacataaaaagtgtaAACGGCGCGTAAAATGGCGCGTAAAAAAACAGCGTGAAAAGAAACGgagcgtaaaaaaacggcgcgtaaaacgggcCGTATAGACGCCGCGCAAAAACGGGACGctaaaacgggacgtaaaaaatggGGCGCAAAAATGGCTTGTAAAAAACGTGATGTAGAAAACGGCGCGGCAAAAAACGGCGCCTAAAACCGGGCCTAAAAAACGGCACTTAAAACCCCGGTCgcaaaaacggcgtgaaaaaacagagcgtaaaacgggtcgtaaaaaaacGCGCGTAAAAAACGAGTCGTAAAAAAACGCGCgtaaatttttttaacaaaaaatctgATTTCAAAATGTTTTTTAATAAAGAAAATCTTATTTTAGGGAAAAAAACAATTAATGCAAATAGGACAAAAAtgtaattaaaaacaataaaactaataagacaaaaaaaaacaaaattatttaaatacccttttagattaaaatattaaagacataataagacaaaaagaatttaatattacttttaactacttttaatctcatccatacaTTTTGGAAATATAATGGTCAgaaagtggttctcgcggttcttacaactggatgtggttttcattttagcggtcccctattttattatttggtaaacaatattacatttattcaattcGTGTAAAACAAGCGGTTTTaaggatataacttttttatttggtatataaaattagttattatatgtatagatatttattcaacccgtataatatggttcttataaatataactttttattatttaacgtatgaacttatatttattcaactcgtgcaatAAAAGAGGTtgttaaagatatattgttttattatttagtatataaaatttatttattcaacccgtgtaatacacgagattATAACCTAGTAAATAAATTATAGGAATCACCACTAagaccatatgtaatggggcgtgttttttaaaattttttcaaTTAAAACGCCCTATAACGCCCCATATGCCACTACACCCGGCGTTATAGGGcgttattttcgaaaaaaatttggtccggcgttttaattaaaacgcttaaaatgaGAAGGGGCCCACTTTTTGACCGTTGACAACGGtcatattatttaatttttttttactttaaaataTTACCCACTATAAATATATACCCCACATTCTcacctttttttataaaaaaacccactttctctcctactttctctcctactttctctcctattttctctcccactttcttctaatttttataaaaaaaacacactTTCTTCTAATTTTTACCGCCCCCCTTTTGGTGTCCCCGCAAGACCcacgaacccgaacacaacccaaccgcaaaccccgtataaccttcaagacatggacccgagctttttaacttacgcggcttacttgagtgacgcccctccgtttgttcctcccactttcggctatggtcaagccggcgggtctCAACCGTCACAACCCGAAGCCGAACCCGATGTGGAAGTCGTGCCGGAGACGCCACCCGAACCGGTGCAAGAAACATCGAAACGCGGCAAAATgtcgcataagaagaaggaaAAAGACGCACCACGGCGTacaaaaaatatcattaaatggACGAAGGAAGAGGAATTTACGTTGACTCGGGCGTGGCTCGACATTTCGGAGGACGAAGATACCGGTAaccactttatatatatatatatatagggtaaggatagtgtaaaaagggcctaaagtgtgagaagtgtaagaagtgtattataacactatatataatactatataacaccatataaacaccgtataagaatatgtaacaccatataataccatataacaccatgtaacactatatatcattatataacaaatataacactataggttgtctgatagcatgtctatgatagatgtatagtgttatatttgttatataatgatatatagtgttacatagtgttatatggtattatatgttgttacatattgttatacggtgtttatatggtgttatatagtattatatatagtgttataatacacttcttacacttctcacactttgagcactttttacaggatcctctacctatatatatatatatatatattttacttattttgttactttattttttaacatacaacttataattttttttttagcaaactttcaaacgggtccggttttttgggatagggttcgtgcactcttctttagcacgtggggtcaaggcgaacatcggg
This genomic interval carries:
- the LOC110900745 gene encoding E3 ubiquitin-protein ligase MBR2, yielding MDPNYHHHPILQQQYYAYVIPVFAVPTEWMVYDQVNTPAHYTVPMFYPQPVQYVDDIAILNTADDMWVNREQHPTHSYAQNQYVPYDPVIHEFEAFLEERLMRIEQEAGRALQQVNAGTSGLGLSEEEISEHLQVYTAQGKMSEVDVCCICLGEYEKKEKMGRLECGHRFHAECIKRWLLSKNVCPMCRSTALSV